GGAGCGCCGGTCGCGCGGAGAGCCGCGATGCGTTCATCCCCGACCCCGGCGACGGCCCCCCCGAGGTGCTCGACGAGCTCGCCGAGCAGATCGCCGAGCAGTACGTCGCCTCGGCGACCTCGGGCCGGGGCGACACCACCGAAGACTACGAAGACAGGGTGGAGCCGGAGGAGATCGGGGGCCCCTTCGTCATCACGACGGCCGAGCAGGAGATCGGGTACAGCAGGGACTCGACCAACCCCGATGACGGCGAGGTCGAGCCGTTTCCGCTGGTCCATCGCTCGCCCCTCCGCTGATCGCGCGCGCGGACGATCGACGTTCGCGCACGTTCGCGCACGCCCGCGCTGGCAAGACCGCCCGGCCAGCGCAGCGCCCGCGCGCCGGACGAGCGGAGCTCCAGCCGCGGCGGTCTGGCTGGTTCTGCTTGGCGTCCGCCCCCGGCGCGCCTACGAGAGGCGCTGCCGCACAGCTGCACAGAGCACAGAGGAGGATGCGACCATGGCTCAGACCAAGTTCAAGGGAAGCCCCATCCACACCGCCGGCGAGCTGCCGTCCGTCGGCGCGACCGCCCCCGATTTCACGCTCGTGAAGACCGACCTCTCCGAGCGCAAGCTCTCGTCATACTCCGGCAAGAAGATCCTCAACATCTTCCCGAGCGTCGACACCCCGGTCTGCGCGAGATCCGTGCGCACGTTCCACGAGCGCGCCGAGAAGCTCCCGGGCGTGACGGTGCTCAACATCTCGGCGGACCTGCCGTTCGCGCACACCCGCTTCTGCGCGTCCGAGGGCATCTCGAACGCGGAAGGCCTCTCGACGTTCCGGGGAGATTTCGGCCAGAAGTACGGGGTCACGCTCGTCGACGGGCCGCTCGCCGGCCTGCTCGCGCGCTCGGTCCTCGTGCTCGACGAGCAGAACAAGGTGCTCCACGTCGAGCTCGTCCCGGAGATCGCGCAGGAGCCCAATTACGACGCGGCCCTCGCCAAGGTGCAGTGAGCCGGAGCGCCGGCGCTTCCCCGCCACGCGCGCGAGCGCCTCGTGATCTCACGCGCTCGCGCGCCTCGTGAACCGGATGCGCAGCCCCTCCGGCTGCATCGCGAACGCCATCCGCTCCCGCACCGGCGCTGTGTGATCCGCGAGGTGCACCGTGAAGCTCCGGAGCACCATGCCGACCGTCACCGCGCACTCCAGCAGCGCCATCGCGCGCCCCGGGCAGACGCGCGGCCCGCCGCCGAACGCGAGCGCCATCCTCGGCTCGTGGGGCAGCGTCACGGGCGCGCCCCCGAGCCAGCGCTCGGGGCGGAACGACTCCGGATCGCCGAAATACTCGGGTTTCCGCCCCGTCGCGCGCGTGAGCGCGACGACGCCGGCGCCAGCGGGCACGGCCACGTCACCCACCGCGGTGTCGTGGTTCGCCTCGAGGAAGAGCAGCGGGGCGGCGGAGCGCAGGCGCAGCGTCTCCTGCGTGACGGCGCCCGTGTACTCGAGGCGCTTGCACTGCTCCAGCGTCGGGATCAGCCCGCCGCCGAGCACGCGATCGGCCTCCTCGCGGGCGCGCGCCTGCACGTCGGGGCGCGAGCCCAGGTAATAGAGGATCCACGCGAGGGTGTTCGCGGTGGTGTCCTCGCCCGCGAGCAGCATCGTGAGCACGTTCGCGTAGACCTCGGCGTCCGAGAGGCGCGCCCTCGGGTCCTCGCCGTCCCGCGCGGCGATCATGAGCTCCAGCAGCGTCCGCGGGCGCGCGTGCCGGTCCGCGCCGCCCTCGAGCTCGCGCCGCGCGGCGGTCACGAGCTCGAGGATGAGCCGCTTCACCGCGACCAGGGCGCGGTCGTAGGCGCGGTCGGCGGGGAGGCCCAGGTAGCGCCAGTAGGGCAGCGGCGCGAGCATCCGCCGGTTGAGCCCGAGGAACACGCGCTGGAGGTGCTCCTGGAGCGCGTCCGCGCCGCGCTCGAGCGTGTTGAGATCGCGGCCGAAGGCGACGGACGAGGTGACGTCGACCGAGTAGCGCATGAGATCGCCGAGCACGTCGCGGGCGGCGCGCTCGTCGGCCGCCCGCGCCCAGAGCTCGCGCAGCCGGCCCGTGATGTCGCGGATGCTCGGGAAGAAGCCCTCGACGTGCCTCGGGTGGAACGTCGGGTGGATGAGCTGCCGCTGCTTCCGCCACGCGTCGCCGTCCGCCGAGAACAGCCCGACCATGTCCGCCTCGCGCGACACGGCCTCGATGGCGCGCACCCGCCGGAACACCGCGGGGCGGCGCTGGAGCACGTCGCGCACGAGCTCGCCGTCGACGACGACGAGGACCGGCTGTCGGCCCATCCGCACGACGAACAGGTCGCCGTGGGCGCGCCACCACCGCTCGAACTCGAGGTGCCAGCGGTCGGGGTGGAGCGCGAGCAGATTGCCGATCACAGGCAAGCCCGGCGGTCCCGGGAGATCCGCGAGCGTCCGCCGAGGACGCGCAGCCGCGTCGCCGCGGCCGATCGCGTCATCCATGGCAGGGGGCGTGGCGTTCATGGCCCCCTTCATACAGAGGCGGCGCGCCCCGACGCAAACCCGACAGGCGACACAGGTCGCGTCCCATCGCGCTGGACAGGCGACACAGGTCGCGTCCCATTGCGCTGGGCGATATCAGCGGGCGGAGCGCCGGCGCTGGCGAGGCGGCGTCGACACGGAGTAAGACGCCGACATGACGGAGCCGCTGGAGAGAGAGCTCGCGAACCTGTCCGGCGCGGAGATGGTGGCGGCGCTCGGCCTCGGCGGGGCGCCGGCGTGGGTGCGCCGCGCCGGGCGTGCCGCCTTCGCCGTCCCTTCGTGGCCGCTCGGGCGCGTGCTCGCGCGCTTCGATCGGCGCACCGGCGAGGCCGGGCTCCACGTCGCGGCGCGGGAGGCGCTCGCCGGCTTCGGGGCGCGCTGGAGGGCCGACGCGGCGCCGCCGTCGCGCGGGGCGCTGCTCGTCGTGTCCAACCACCCCGGCGCCTACGACGCGCTCGCGCTGATGGCGGCGCTCGGCCGGGAAGACCTCATGATCGTCGCGGCCGAGCGGCGGTTCCTGCGGGCGCTGCCCCACGTGAGCCGGCGGCTGCTCTTCGTGCCCATCGACGAGGATGGCGCGCCCGCGCTCGCCGCGCGGTCGGCCGGCGTGCGCCGCGCGCTGCGGCACCTGCGCCGCGGGGGCGCGCTGCTGCACTTCCCCGCGGGGCGCATCGAGGCGGATCCGGCGTTCGCGGGCAAGGGCGACGCGCTGCTCGCGGAGTGGCAGCCGAGCGCCGGCGCGCTGCTGCGCGCGGCCGCGGCGGCAGGAGGGCGCGCCGCCGTGGCGATCGTCTCGGGGGTGCACTCGCCGCGGGCGA
The DNA window shown above is from Sorangium aterium and carries:
- a CDS encoding cytochrome P450 → MNATPPAMDDAIGRGDAAARPRRTLADLPGPPGLPVIGNLLALHPDRWHLEFERWWRAHGDLFVVRMGRQPVLVVVDGELVRDVLQRRPAVFRRVRAIEAVSREADMVGLFSADGDAWRKQRQLIHPTFHPRHVEGFFPSIRDITGRLRELWARAADERAARDVLGDLMRYSVDVTSSVAFGRDLNTLERGADALQEHLQRVFLGLNRRMLAPLPYWRYLGLPADRAYDRALVAVKRLILELVTAARRELEGGADRHARPRTLLELMIAARDGEDPRARLSDAEVYANVLTMLLAGEDTTANTLAWILYYLGSRPDVQARAREEADRVLGGGLIPTLEQCKRLEYTGAVTQETLRLRSAAPLLFLEANHDTAVGDVAVPAGAGVVALTRATGRKPEYFGDPESFRPERWLGGAPVTLPHEPRMALAFGGGPRVCPGRAMALLECAVTVGMVLRSFTVHLADHTAPVRERMAFAMQPEGLRIRFTRRASA
- the tpx gene encoding thiol peroxidase, which encodes MAQTKFKGSPIHTAGELPSVGATAPDFTLVKTDLSERKLSSYSGKKILNIFPSVDTPVCARSVRTFHERAEKLPGVTVLNISADLPFAHTRFCASEGISNAEGLSTFRGDFGQKYGVTLVDGPLAGLLARSVLVLDEQNKVLHVELVPEIAQEPNYDAALAKVQ
- a CDS encoding 1-acyl-sn-glycerol-3-phosphate acyltransferase; the protein is MTEPLERELANLSGAEMVAALGLGGAPAWVRRAGRAAFAVPSWPLGRVLARFDRRTGEAGLHVAAREALAGFGARWRADAAPPSRGALLVVSNHPGAYDALALMAALGREDLMIVAAERRFLRALPHVSRRLLFVPIDEDGAPALAARSAGVRRALRHLRRGGALLHFPAGRIEADPAFAGKGDALLAEWQPSAGALLRAAAAAGGRAAVAIVSGVHSPRAKRLAITRWAERRGITTLAPLLQAALPGFDDVDVRVRLGEARDAAEVAREARDDAALTRRLKDEAAALLAGA